CCTCGGCGAGTCGCCCGACCCCGCCCGCCTTTCCACCTGAACCCCACCCGATCCCCGACCGCATCCCGCCGCGCCAGGGAGGCAGGATGCGGTCGGTTCGTTTCCCCCCCGAATCGCCCCCCCCATTGGCCGCCTGTTTCCACTCCCGGCTTCGCCCGTCCCTCCCGACGTCACCCGGTCACAACCCCGGGCTCTCCACCTGGCATCGGTCCCCCAGGCGACCCGAACAGCCCCGGCGGCGCCCGCCGCGGCTCGGTATCCACCCGCACGCCCGATCGAAACCGCCCCAACCCTCCGCCGTTCTGCCGGATCGCCTCCCCAAGGAAGTAGTCGTCTCCAAAATGAACCAGCCGACGGTCCGGCCAGTCCAGCAGCCGGATCCACGCGCTGCGAATCGCCCAGAACCCGCCCAGCACGAAATCAATCCGCCCCACACATCCCGGCCGGTCCGGCGGCAGCAGCGGCATGCCCCGGTACCAGGGCGCCTCCTCAATCCAGCGCCGCCCCGCCTCGTCCACTCCAACCGACGCCGGGATCCCCAGAATCACCGCACCGGGCTGCGCCGCCACGGCAATCTCCAAGGACGCAAGCCAGTCCGCCCGGAACGGAAACGAGTCGTCATCGAACCAGATCGTCCACTCGGTCTCGATTCCAGGCTCGCGAAAGAGCCGCCGCATCGTCGCCGCCTTCCCGGGATTCCCATCCATCCCCAGCCGCCGAATCATGCGGCCCTCCGACATCGCCCTCGCCACAATCCCCTCCGTCCGAACCCCGCACGCATTCATCCCCACCCGCAGCGGAATCCCCTGCCCGCATCGCCTCCACTGCCGGAAAAACCGCTCCGCAATCCGCGGATGTTCCCCATACACCAGCACACAGGCCGTCGCCGATAGCCTCCCGTTCACCTTAGCCGTATCCATGCAGTAAGGAGGAAAGCGATGGCGCCGCAGAGTTTCGGGCAGGACGAGGAGTGAGCGAGGTGCGTCTCGGAACCGGGATACCTAACGAGCGAACGACGAAGCTCTTGCCCGAAAAGTCCAAGCCAGCGCCCCCGACCTTGTTGCATGGTTACGGCTTGGTTCCCTCCCACTCCGGCCCCCGCATCCCACCCGCCCCTCAGGGAGCGTATCGCTGTCGGATGGCATCCAACCAATCGATGAGGCCCTTGTTCAACCGGAGCGCCACCAGATGCGGATTGGCCGACACCGGCTCGTTGATCGACCGCCGCACATACATGGCCACGAGCTTGTTCTCCTCGGCTTTGCCCATGAACACCGGCGAGCCGCTGTCCCCAAACGCGATGCACCTGCCCTGCTCCTGCTTGCTGACATCGCACTCGCATGCCTTGAAGACATACTCCCGCTCCGCATCGTGCCCGTGGATCGCCGGCTCCTGATCCTTCGAGCTGTAAGTCACCTCCCGCCATTTGCGCCGATGGCCATTCTTACCCTGGCTTTCGCCGGAACTGTCACTGAATCCCGCGATCCTCAGATCCCGGAATTCGTCGTGGGCTTCGAGTGTCGCACAATTCCTCAGATCAAACGCCCGCTGCGCCAGTTGCCCCCGTACGGAACCCTTCTCATTCCCCCACTGCCCCTCGTCGAACTGGAGCATCAGCAACCGCACATCGAAGCCATGCCCCCTGCCAGCCTTCGGATGATCGATGATCCGTCGAACCCGGAAAATCCGCTCCGAATCAGACACGCCCTTCAATCCCGGAAGATGAACGCGGTCCCCCATCACCAGTTCCGACCGCGGCCCATGCGCAACGGTCAGGACCGCGCATTCATGAATCAAAATCCCGGTGGACCACCACTCGTAAGCCCTATCGCCGCCACCGGCGGCCCCTGCGTCGCTCCCGGCAGAGGCTTCTTTGGAGTTGGAACCGGGCGCCTTGGCCGCACCGATCCTGCAACAGTAGCGTGGGAAATACGCCCCATCTTCGCCGCATTCATTGGCAAGAATTGAGTTGTACATGGATTGAATCAGGTGGGATCAACAGTCACTTCCAAAGTGTCACCCCCAGCACGAAGGGCGAGGCGCAGGACCCGGGGTCCGCCCGCAGGGTGAAGCCCTCCATCTCACGGCCCCTTCCCGACGCGCCGATCCGGATCTCGGTGGCGTACAAAACGCCCGGACCGTCCCCCACACGTCCGGTCCAGACCACCCGGGCTTCCCCGGACACCGGCGAATCCCTCCAGCAGCCGGTGTCGCGCCCGTACATCAGCGGCCTCCGAATGGGTGCGGCCTCCCCGCGCACGCGCAGAACGCATTCCCCCGCAATCTCTCCAGGCCGCCCCCGACAGGCGGTGGCATGAAGCACAACCATCCGGCCCGCCGTCCGTCCCCCCAGCGACAGTTCCCGGCTCTCCAGGGGATAAGCCTGACCCAGAAAACCCTCCCCCTTCTCGAACTCCTGCCAGGTCGCCACCGTCCCGCCCGTGGTCTGGATCATCCTTCGGGCATCGAACGGATCCGGAGTCAGTCCCGCACCGCACCGGGTCTCCCGCAGAAACCCATCCAGGGTCAGTCCGTCCGGCAGCCCGTCCATCCAGGGCAAATCCGGATTCGCATTGGCCGCTCCTTCGAGATCCACACAGCCCGCCGGCAACCCCTCGGGCCTCGGCAGATCCGTTTGCCCAGGCGCCCCGGAATGCCGGGACAGCAGCCACGGCATCGTGTAGGGCTCCGGGCGTATGTCCGGAAAGGTGTACTCCCAGTACCGGCCGCTCAGATAGCCGCGTCCATCCACCCCGAGATTCAACACCGTATCCCCGTGCCGCCGGCATCGCAGCATCGGCACCCGGCCGCCCATCGCCGTCCGGGTCAGGGCCACCTTCCACTCCCGCATCTCCATGTCCGGCAGTTCCCCGAGAATCGCCCGATCCACCCGATCCGCGCTGAACTCATAGTTGTAATTCGATTCCGGGTTGTAGGTGCTCGACGAATGGAGATCCCCCTCGGGAGCGAACAGATAGGTCCCGCTTCGCTCCGCCAGGGGACAAACCCACGCCCTCGGATAGGCCAGCAATCGCTCGACCCGCAACGCCCCCAGGTCGGCCGGCCATTCCTCCGCCCCGTGCGCCCGCTGCCAGCGCCGCACCGCGTCACGCAATATTCCCATCCGTCGAAAACACTCCCGCATGTCCGCCTCCCCGCTCTCGCCAGTCGCCCGCCATGCCCCCGCCAGCGCCAACCCCATCCATCCCGCCCGCCGGAGAAATGCCCGGCGCCCCAGACGTCCCTGGCGCCAGTCCGGAGATGCAAAGGGGACGGAGTATCTCATGGTTGGGATCGTCGCTGAGGAAACCCGGCGTGGACCAGGCATCCCCCAAGCCGCGGCACCCTTCATCCGCTTCCCGGCGGATTCGTCGAATTGCGGGACTCCGACTGCCCCGGCGTCTCGAGGCTGAACGCGCGGCTCCGCACCAACACCTCGGTGATGTACCCGTCCACCGTGATGGCAGGCTGAATCCACGTGTACGGATCCCTCATCTCAGCCCCCCACTTGATCCTCAGATCCGCGTAATTCCGGACCGCCATGTCGTACAGTCTCCTCGCTTCGCTCGCGTCCAGTCCGTTGGCCCTTCCCACTCGGTAGTGGTAGAGACCCGTGTTGAGCCGGTCCATCGCGTTCACAATGTCCCAGACAAAATCCGGAAACTCACTGCCCGCCATCTCATGCTCGCCGGACTCCGGAAACCGAACCGGTCCGCCCGACACACTCAGCGGCGGCGGATGGGGCCTCGTCAGCGGGTATTCCTCAGTGGGCATCGCATCCGGATTCCACTGATTCGTGCCGGCCGACGCCTCCCGAGGGGTTTCGGCGTGCGACCGCTGCTCAACCTGCTCCGCCCCCTTCGCCTGGTCTGGACCGCTGCCCGCTGGGGATTTCGTCTTCGCAACTTTACTCATGATAGATGGTAATGGGTTGAACCTGTCGCGCAGGAAGGTGGGCTCGCACGGATTGAATGACCATCGGCGCCTCAATGCTCGCCATGCAACGGGGCAATCCCACCCCGGCATCGAAATCCAGACACAGCCTCTCCGGATCGTCGTTGCAGTCTCCGTCCCCAAGGGGCACCGACCGCCTCTTCCAGCACCCTCCCGAGGCGCAGCAGGGCAGGGTGCCGACGGTGTGCAGATAGCGGTGCCAGGGATACGCCTCCCAGTGCGCCGGCTCCCTCGCGCCGGCCACCACCACACAGGGCCGCTCACCCCGCCGGTCCGGAGGCTGCGGCACCGCCGCCGCCAGGTGCATCAACGACGTCACCGGACACACCACCCCGCGACTGTGATACACCAGCCGAACCAGCTCTCTCAGCGTCGTCCGCCCACGCATGTCCACCACGCCCTCCAGCCGTGGATGATAATGATGCGCCTCCCCCACCTGGACGAACACCACCTCGTCCCGCAGCCGATTCACCACCTCCTGCCACCGCCGGCGGTGCCACCACTTGATCGTGAAGTCATACTTCCCCCCCGCCGCGATGATCCAGTACGGACGCCTGTCCCCATGCACCTCCTCGACGGGACCAGGGTCCGTCATCTCACTCTTGGAAAGATGGATGTCACCCCGGAACGCGGTCGGATGCAGCGAGACTCCCAGCTCCCCGCCAAGATGCTGCACGAAACCGTGCAGGAAATGCCAGGGCTCGCTGTTGGCCCTGTCAATGAGCGGATACCGGCACTCAATGTGGCGCACCTCCGGGTCGTCGCTCCGCAACGGCGTCAACCAGGGATTGTATCGCCACAG
This DNA window, taken from Verrucomicrobiia bacterium, encodes the following:
- a CDS encoding trypsin-like serine protease, producing MIHECAVLTVAHGPRSELVMGDRVHLPGLKGVSDSERIFRVRRIIDHPKAGRGHGFDVRLLMLQFDEGQWGNEKGSVRGQLAQRAFDLRNCATLEAHDEFRDLRIAGFSDSSGESQGKNGHRRKWREVTYSSKDQEPAIHGHDAEREYVFKACECDVSKQEQGRCIAFGDSGSPVFMGKAEENKLVAMYVRRSINEPVSANPHLVALRLNKGLIDWLDAIRQRYAP
- a CDS encoding ADP-heptose--LPS heptosyltransferase, with protein sequence MTKLILKCSLSPGDIVMLTAAVRDLHRCHPGRFVTDVRTSCPDLWRYNPWLTPLRSDDPEVRHIECRYPLIDRANSEPWHFLHGFVQHLGGELGVSLHPTAFRGDIHLSKSEMTDPGPVEEVHGDRRPYWIIAAGGKYDFTIKWWHRRRWQEVVNRLRDEVVFVQVGEAHHYHPRLEGVVDMRGRTTLRELVRLVYHSRGVVCPVTSLMHLAAAVPQPPDRRGERPCVVVAGAREPAHWEAYPWHRYLHTVGTLPCCASGGCWKRRSVPLGDGDCNDDPERLCLDFDAGVGLPRCMASIEAPMVIQSVRAHLPARQVQPITIYHE